CCTGCATGGCGGTGACAAGGGGGCCGTAGATGAACTCGTAGCCACCGCTGGCGTCCTGGGTGTACTCGCCGATCAGATCGCCGACCGTCGTGTCCCCGTCCCCGGCGACCGTGATCAGGTCCGGGAAGGCAGCCTCGATCAGCGAGGTCTTTCCGGTTCCCGGCGGCCCATACAACAACACCGCCACTTGTGCCTCCCGCAGCTTGCGCAGTGCCTCCACATCGGGGAGGTTCGCCAGCGCCCTGGGGTGGTACTGCTGCCCGTTGGGCCGGGTGATCGGCGAGGGCTTACCTCTTGGCGGCGGGGGTGCCGCAGACGCCGGAGGTGTGGTCGGGCGCGGCACCGGGGGTGCCTGCCTCGGTCCGGGGAGGGGCGCCGTTGCGCGCTGGGCTGCGGTCGCCGTTGCGGAGGTTGCCCGGTACGTGCGCGGATTCGTGCCGACCCGCTCTGCCTCGCTCCTGCACACCAGCGTCTCGCAGGCGTTGCCGACCGCCCCGCCCGAGTGCCTCAGCATCCTTGCCAGTTCCGTGACGCTGAAGCTCGCCGCCGCATTCGCGGCCAGGACCTGCGCGATCCTCGCGCGCAACTCGCCCGGGCGGGCCTTTCCCGGCCCGGGCGAAGGTGCGGGGGTCCGCAGTGGCGGGGTCGTCGTCGGTCAGCAGCTTGCGGGTGCGGGCGAGTAGGACGCGGACGGGCAGGTGGCAGTGGCCCTGGCCGCCGGCCTGGTCCAGCTCGTGCAGCAGCGCGGCCTGAAGCCGTTCCTCGCTGTGCTTGGGGACGCCGACGGCGAGGGCGATCTTGTCTGCGTTGACGAAGCCGACCCCGTGCACATCCCGGCACAGCCGGTAGGGGCTGCGGCGGACGATATCGATCGGGTCGTCGTCTGTGTCGGCATACGTGGTGTAGATCTTCACCGCGAGCCCGGGCGTGATCCCGAGTTGCTGCAGGAACATCATGATCTCGGCGATGGCCTTCTGTTCCTGCCAGGCCGCCGTGATCCGCCCGAGCCGGATCTCACCGATGTTGTGGACCTCCAGCAGCCGCTCCGGTTCGGCGTCGATGACCTTCAAGGTCTGATCGCGGAAGGTGTCCACGATCGCCGCGGCCAGCGCGGGACCGATGCCGCGGATCATGCCCGAGGCAAGGTAGAGGCGGATCGCCCGCTCATCGGCGGGTACCGTGCGCTCACATCTTCCGGCCTTGAACTGCCGGCCGTAGCGTGGATGGTGACTCCACGAGCCGCGCAAGCGCAGGCTTTCTCCAGGCTTTGCCCCGAAGAGTGCCTTGCCGACCACAGTGATGCTCTCCTCACCGTCCCCCGTCGACGTCAGCCGCAGCACCGTACGCTCGTCGTAACTGACATGCAGCAGGTGATCGACGACGCCCTCGATCACCTCGTCGACTTCAGGGGGAACGTGATGGGCCACGCGCTTATCTCCCAAGGCCAGGGCAGGTACGAAGTCGGAGCACGCCGTGTCGTGGTGCAGCGAGGCCAGCATGAGCCTCAACACGGCAGTCTGTCGTGCAGCGCAAGGTTCTGCTCACCGAAACGAGCGACCGACCTGCACGAGAGGCAGATCAAGGTCCTCGAGCTGATGCGCTTTGCTGGGATCGGCGGAACCCTACGTACGGAGCCGAGCCTTCGTCCGATCCGGGCCCGTATGACGTGGACGTGCTGTGATGCAGTCGCCGGTCGCAGCGTCCTACGCCTTGCCACCCCCGCCCCGCAGGGATGACAGGACCAGGCGCCCATACCGTGTGGTGAGGACTGCGGCTGTGGCGGCGACCGACAGTGCGAGCGCGATGAGCAGGTGTGTCGTGGAGTCGTCATCGAGAACTTGCAGGATGCTGAGGGCCGTGCCGAGTGGCAGGCCGAGAATGGTGAGAACGCCCAGGGCCCCACTGATCTGCTGGCTCTCCTGATTCTGTACGAGCCTGCTGTAGTCGGCCGCTTCGGCCAGGATCTCATCGAAACGTGCGGGCAGCCGGTGCTGGTTCTGGAATGTGAGCAGGAGGTCGTTCGCCGGGCCGTGTGCCGTGAGGTGCTGTCGCCAGTAGGTGCTGCGGAAGACGGCGATGTTCCGCTCCAGCGCGGCGACTCGGCGCGCGAGGCGTGACGAGTTGAACACCTCGGAGAGTTCGTCGGTGAGCTCGTCGATGTGATCTCGCTGGAGCGAGCCCAGGAGCAGGGCGTCGAGATAGACCGTACGGGAGTGCAACGCACCGAACTCGAAGAAGTCGCCCGCACCGGTGTCGGGCCGGTGGCCGAGGAAGGCGGCCCCTTGGCGCAGCACCAGGGCGCTCCAGTCCGCCGAGATTCTTACAGCGTCCTTGAGTTGTTCGCCGGCGGTCTCCGGAGGCAGGGGAAAGTCCTCCGGCGTGGAGCGCGACGCCAGCTGCCACAGCCAACGGTCCGCGGAGGCGGGCAATGCCCCCTCAGCGCCGGCTCGCAGGGCGGGGGCATGCCGCGCAGTGGGCGTCATGAAGGCGATGGTGTAGGGCCGGGCTATGGCGAATGGCGTGTCGGGGCCACGGACGTCGGCGATGCCCGCGAGAAGTCCGGCTGGGTCGAAGGGCCCGGTGAGTGGTTCGTCGGCGGGATTCGGCTGCCGCCCGGCCAGGGCCCGCAGTAGGGGCAGCAGCGGTCTTTCCACGCTGAAGTGCAGGACCACGAGGGCGTGCTCGGGATTGCGAGCGGTGGCCGCGCGGAGAAGTTCCATGCCCAGCAGGTGCAGCCCGTCGTGCTTGACGTCCAGCGGCAGGTGCCAGCGACGCGGCCGTCCGGGCGCCCCGTAGAGTGCGCGTGCGGAGGCAGGGGCGAAGTAGGTGGACCGAGTCTGGGCGTCGGTGCGACGGCTGCCCAGCTCGAACGGAAATGGGCCTTCGGGCCAGTCCGGGACGCGTAGCAACCGCACCGGGAGGACGACGGTCAGCTCCTGGCGTGCCCCTGTGACGTTCTCGAGCAACGGAACTCCATGGATGGTCACCGGTAGTACTCGGCTGGGTCGGGCTGGTCGAGGCGAATGACGAACTCCGCCCGGTCGGGGCTCTCAGCGCTGATGTGAAAGCGGACGCGTTCGCCCGTGCGGATGGTCCGGAATCCCTCGGTCACGATCTGCCGGTAGTCGAAGCCGTAGTACCGATCGTCCTCGTCGTCCCGGACGACATAGGTGCCGAGCGCGCCGCTCAGCCCGCCACCATGCGGACGCCTGTCCACGATGGTTCCGTAACGCGGCCCGCCGCCGCTCATGCCGGCGCCTCCTCCGTCCCTGATGTGTCGAGGTCTTCCACGCACCGGAAGCCGACCGCGTTGCTCCCGCCGCGCTTGCGGTAGATGCCCTTGCTACTGGTCTGCACCGCACGCATCGGGTTGTCGTAGCTGCCACCGCAGATGACGGCCTCGCCGGGGTCGTCCAGGATGGTGGATGTCCATTCCCAGCAGTTGCCCACCATGTCGAGGACGCCGAACGGGGAACGGTTGCCCGGCCGTTCGTCGACGGGTGTCGCCCCGGCCCGCCGAACGGTGTTGCCTGCGAAGTCCCGGTACCACGCCTGATACGTCACGACAGGTCGACCCACCCATGTGTCGGCACAGTTGACACGCATGCTGTCCGGCGTGTCGCCCCAGGGGAAAAGGCGTCCGTCGGTGCCACGGGCGGCGGCCTCCCACTCGAGGGAGGTCGGCAGCCGCTTGCCCTCGAACGCGGCGAAGGCGTATGCGCTCCACCAGTTGACGCAGATGGCAGGGTGAGCGTCGTAGCGCGGATTCTCGTAGTAGTCGGGCCGGCGCAGCCGGTCGGTCCAGGGGCGGTGTGTGGCGTTGGCCGGCTGGTCGGGGTGGTCCCACTCCGAGGTGCCGTCCGTGTCGAGGGCGTCGAGGAAGCGGCGGTAGCGTGCGACGGTCACGGCATGGCCGTCGAAGCGTACGGGACGCTCGACGCGGCGGATCAGCAGCCGTTCGACCGGCCCGACCAGGTACGCCCCGGCGGGCAGCACGCAGTCGTCCGTCTCCGGACTGCCGGGCATACCGGCGAGGAATGCGCGCACCTGCTCGGTGAGGAAGGCACCGCCGGGAAGGTCCGCTGCCAGGTCCTGGTTCGCCGGCTCAGCGAGAAACCTGGCAGCCAGTAGTTCCTGGTACGCCGTGTGCACGAAGGCAACGTGATCGGGGCCGGCGGGCCGCAGCAGCGGAGCGAGGACACAGGCGTCGCGATCGAGGCGCCCGTCCGTGAATGCGTTGGCTCCCAGCTGCCGGTGGATGTCGAGAAGGGAGAACACGGTGCGGTCGGTGAGGAAGGCATGTCCGAACGCGGCGGGCAGCCGCTGCTCCAGGTCGGGCTGCCCACGCTCGGCCAGCGTCCGCGTGATGTGAGCGCCGAGGATGTCCGCGAGCGGCTTCCCCGCGGGAAGATTCAGCGCCGTGGTGAGGCGCGTCTCGAGAGGGGTTGCCTCGGGTTCGGCCAGCCGTACGACGTGGAAGTGCGGCACGCGTGACGGGTCGACGCCGTTCGCGTACATCTGCTCGACCAGCTGCTCGGAGCGGCCCGCGCCGCTGTCCAGCAGCTGACGTACCTGGGGTGAGTCCGCGAGGAAGGACACCCGTGAACTCATGACCACCGCCGATTCGGCGGACAGCACGGCCGCGAGATCGGTGAAGAGCCGCAGGAAACCGGCAGGGCTTGGTACCTCGACGCCCTCGTCGACGGCATCGAGCACGCACAGTGCGGTCCCGGAACGGATGAGGTAGAGGAAGAGTTCGTAGGCACGTGAGCGGTCCGACGTCATGGCCGGGGCGAGAAGGCGGGCCGCGTACTCGGGGAACGGTTCGTCCTTCGGTTTGAGACCGAGGTCGAAGTAGAAGCGGAAGCGGCGGATCTCCGGGTTGACGGCCAGCGAGCGCAAGAGCGTGCTCTTGCCGCTCCCCGGACGACCGGTGACCAGGACGTTCGCACTGCCGCGCACCAGACGCGTCAAGACCTCCGCCGCGTCGCCGCACTGCTCCGTCCTCGACTCACCGGTGCGCGGGTCGGTGGTCAACGCCGCCGCGGCGACAGCGGCCCTCGGATCCTCCGGGTTCACCGCGGAGGTGAGTTCGGCGAGGTGGATGTCGAGATTGACGATGGTGTCGACAAAGCCGTCGTAACGCACGATACGGAAGTCGAGCCCCAAGATATGATGGAGGGCGCCGGGTGCCGCACCGCCGTCTTCGTCCAGGACGACGAATCGGGTGAGCTTGGGCAGCCGGGTGCGTAACAGCTCGCCACCACTGGAGGCCAGGACGGTGCTCAGGTCGTCGGCGTCCCGGGAGAGCATCAACTCCACGTATTCCAGCCGCATCCCCGACTCACGGCAGAACAACTGGTACACCGTGTCCGGGCTGAGGACGAACCGCTTCGCCTGCCGGTAGCCGAGCGTGACGTACAACCCGGCAAGAAACTCGCAGCGGCGCGCCACCTCGGGCGCCACGTCGGGCTCGCCCCCGAGCAGGGCCGCGCTCCCTGTATTGGTGAACCAGACCAGCACGTCCACGAGCCTGCGGACCGCCAGCAGCCCGTCCTCGTCACCTATGTCGTACCCGTCGTGTGTGGACCGGTTGCGCAGCCGACGAATGTCCTCGAGCGCATCCAGAACCGTGCTGCTGCGAATGTACGGCCGGCAGCGCTTGACCAGATCGTTCAAGGCCTTCGTCGAAGGATCGCCCTCGACGCCATGATGGCGCCACAGCTCCTTGAGCAGCTTCTCGGTCAGTTTCCCGACCAGGGCAACCGCGTTCTCGGGATAGCCGTCATTGAGCGACCGTAACGGCCGCTCCAGATCAAGCCCCAACCGATCGGCGATCCGCGAGTGGTCGTCGAGTTCACTCCGTAGGCGCCGCAGCCGTTCATCGACCATGGTGCTCACGCCGACTCCCCACCTCGCCGGCCGAGGATGAACGCGAACCGGTCCGGAAACACGAGCACAGGCTCCGGATGAGCGACCCGCATCTCCTCGATGCCCTTCTCGATCTCGCTGTCGCTGAAGGTGGACAGCAGGGACATATAGCGGGCACGCACCATGCCGAGGTACTTGTCCCGATCGATGCGCAGCTCATGCTCGACATGGCTGAGACCGGCCGACAGCCCGACAGCTCGCAAGTGCCCCTCGATAACGGCCGGGTCCGGCTGCAGTTCCTCGAAGCGCGCGAGGGCCGCCTCGAACAGCGGGTACTGGATGGTGGCCGGAAGCATCACCACCAGCAGCCGGCCTCCGGGCGCCAGCCGGTCGGCCAGGCCGCGAAGCGTGTGCGCCGGATCGGCCACATGATGCACCGACTCTTTCAGCCACATCGCATCGAGCTGCTCGTATGGCAGTCGTGTACGCCCTTCTGCGATGTCCTCGGCAGAAGCAACGATTGGTGTCAGGTCGGCCGGAGGCGGCATTCCGAGCTGACCGAGCATCGCCTCGGAAGGATCGACGCACAGAACGGGACGGTGAGGCTGGAGCCGCTTGGCCACTTCCCTAGCGAACAGGCCCGTACCGGAGCCGATGTCGGCGATCCGGTCCGTGGGGCCGAGCCGCAGCGCCTCAGCGATCCGGCCGGACATCCAGGGAATGTAGTCCGGACCATAGACCCAGTGCTCGTCGTATTCGGCTGCCAACTCCTCGTAGTGCCCTCGCGCGTCGCGCCCCTCCACGATCCCCCTCGCGTGCCGCCGATTGTGCCGTACAGGGCACAGGACAGGCTATCGCGGGTACTTGATCGGCAA
The genomic region above belongs to Streptomyces marianii and contains:
- a CDS encoding AAA family ATPase, which gives rise to MAQVLAANAAASFSVTELARMLRHSGGAVGNACETLVCRSEAERVGTNPRTYRATSATATAAQRATAPLPGPRQAPPVPRPTTPPASAAPPPPRGKPSPITRPNGQQYHPRALANLPDVEALRKLREAQVAVLLYGPPGTGKTSLIEAAFPDLITVAGDGDTTVGDLIGEYTQDASGGYEFIYGPLVTAMQEGRALLLDDATLISPKVLAALYPAMDGRRQIQVKAHKGETVTAADGFYVIAGHNPGVHGAVLTEALASRFSVQIQVGSDYDLAAALKINRTAVRIARHLATSQQAGDVGWAPQLRELIAFQKIADVLGTEAAFANLVGIAPLEDRDTVAEIVTKAIGRPVTALALGRQL
- a CDS encoding SUMF1/EgtB/PvdO family nonheme iron enzyme, with protein sequence MVDERLRRLRSELDDHSRIADRLGLDLERPLRSLNDGYPENAVALVGKLTEKLLKELWRHHGVEGDPSTKALNDLVKRCRPYIRSSTVLDALEDIRRLRNRSTHDGYDIGDEDGLLAVRRLVDVLVWFTNTGSAALLGGEPDVAPEVARRCEFLAGLYVTLGYRQAKRFVLSPDTVYQLFCRESGMRLEYVELMLSRDADDLSTVLASSGGELLRTRLPKLTRFVVLDEDGGAAPGALHHILGLDFRIVRYDGFVDTIVNLDIHLAELTSAVNPEDPRAAVAAAALTTDPRTGESRTEQCGDAAEVLTRLVRGSANVLVTGRPGSGKSTLLRSLAVNPEIRRFRFYFDLGLKPKDEPFPEYAARLLAPAMTSDRSRAYELFLYLIRSGTALCVLDAVDEGVEVPSPAGFLRLFTDLAAVLSAESAVVMSSRVSFLADSPQVRQLLDSGAGRSEQLVEQMYANGVDPSRVPHFHVVRLAEPEATPLETRLTTALNLPAGKPLADILGAHITRTLAERGQPDLEQRLPAAFGHAFLTDRTVFSLLDIHRQLGANAFTDGRLDRDACVLAPLLRPAGPDHVAFVHTAYQELLAARFLAEPANQDLAADLPGGAFLTEQVRAFLAGMPGSPETDDCVLPAGAYLVGPVERLLIRRVERPVRFDGHAVTVARYRRFLDALDTDGTSEWDHPDQPANATHRPWTDRLRRPDYYENPRYDAHPAICVNWWSAYAFAAFEGKRLPTSLEWEAAARGTDGRLFPWGDTPDSMRVNCADTWVGRPVVTYQAWYRDFAGNTVRRAGATPVDERPGNRSPFGVLDMVGNCWEWTSTILDDPGEAVICGGSYDNPMRAVQTSSKGIYRKRGGSNAVGFRCVEDLDTSGTEEAPA
- a CDS encoding class I SAM-dependent methyltransferase, coding for MEGRDARGHYEELAAEYDEHWVYGPDYIPWMSGRIAEALRLGPTDRIADIGSGTGLFAREVAKRLQPHRPVLCVDPSEAMLGQLGMPPPADLTPIVASAEDIAEGRTRLPYEQLDAMWLKESVHHVADPAHTLRGLADRLAPGGRLLVVMLPATIQYPLFEAALARFEELQPDPAVIEGHLRAVGLSAGLSHVEHELRIDRDKYLGMVRARYMSLLSTFSDSEIEKGIEEMRVAHPEPVLVFPDRFAFILGRRGGESA